The Xenopus laevis strain J_2021 chromosome 5L, Xenopus_laevis_v10.1, whole genome shotgun sequence genome has a segment encoding these proteins:
- the dynlt1.L gene encoding dynein light chain Tctex-type 1 L homeolog, with translation MDEFQTAEESSFVVDEISNIIKESIESAIGGNAYQHNKVNQWTTNVVEQTLSQLTKLGKPFKYIVTCVIMQKNGAGLHTASSCFWDNATDGSCTVRWENKTMYCIVSAFGLAI, from the exons ATGGATGAATTTCAAACGGCAGAGGAG TCTTCATTTGTTGTGGATGAAATAAGCAACATCATTAAAGAG TCAATCGAAAGTGCCATTGGTGGTAATGCCTACCAGCACAACAAAGTGAACCAGTGGACTACTAATGTGGTAGAACAGACGCTCAGTCAACTTACAAAGTTGGGCAAACCGTTCAAATACATAG TGACCTGTGTAATTATGCAAAAGAATGGTGCAGGACTTCACACAGCAAGCTCTTGCTTCTGGGATAATGCAACTGATG GAAGCTGTACCGTGAGATGGGAAAACAAGACTATGTACTGTATTGTCAGTGCCTTTGGACTTGCAATATGA